One Callospermophilus lateralis isolate mCalLat2 chromosome 6, mCalLat2.hap1, whole genome shotgun sequence genomic region harbors:
- the Vgll2 gene encoding transcription cofactor vestigial-like protein 2 isoform X5: MSCLDVMYQVYGPPQPYFAAAYTPYHQKLAYYSKMQEAQECNASPSSSGSGSSSFSSQTPASIKEEEGSPEKERPPEAEYINSRCVLFTYFQGDISSVVDEHFSRALSQPSSYSPSCTSSKAPRSSGPWRDSSFPMNQRSFPASFWNSAYQAPVPAPLGSPLAAAHSELPFATADPYSPAALHSHLHQGAAEAWHHAHPHHAHPHHPYALGGALGAQAAAYPRPTAVHEVYAPHFDPRYGPLLMPASSGRPARLAPAPAPAPGSPPCELSAKGEPASGAWTAPGGPFVSPTGDVTQGLGLSVDSAPRYSLCGASLLS; this comes from the exons ATGAGCTGTCTGGATGTTATGTACCAAGTCTATGGTCCTCCGCAGCCTTACTTCGCAGCCGCCTACACCCCCTATCACCAG aagcTAGCCTATTACTCCAAAATGCAGGAAGCCCAAGAGTGCAACGCCAGCCCCAGCAGCAGTGGCAGTGGCAGCTCCTCATTTTCTAGCCAAACCCCAGCCAGCATAAAAGAGGAGGAAGGCAGCCCAGAGAAAGAGCGCCCACCAGAGGCAGAGTACATCAACTCCCGCTGCGTCCTCTTCACCTATTTCCAGGGGGACATCAGCTCCGTGGTGGATGAACATTTCAGTAGGGCCCTGAGCCAGCCTAGCAGCTACTCCCCGAGCTGTACCAGCAGCAAAGCACCAAGGAGCTCTGGTCCCTGGCGAG ACAGCTCCTTCCCGATGAACCAGCGCAGCTTTCCCGCCTCCTTCTGGAACAGCGCGTACCAGGCACCAGTACCCGCACCTCTGGGCAGTCCTCTGGCCGCGGCTCACTCTGAGCTGCCCTTCGCCACCGCAGACCCCTACTCTCCCGCGGCGCTGCACAGCCACCTGCACCAGGGCGCAGCCGAGGCATGGCACCACGCACACCCGCACCACGCACATCCCCACCACCCCTACGCGCTGGGCGGCGCCCTAGGCGCCCAGGCCGCTGCCTACCCGCGGCCCACCGCTGTGCATGAAGTCTACGCGCCGCACTTCGACCCTCGCTACGGTCCTTTGCTGATGCCTGCCTCCTCCGGGCGCCCGGCCCGCCTCGCACCAGCTCCGGCCCCCGCGCCGGGCAGCCCACCTTGCGAGCTCTCCGCAAAGGGCGAGCCAGCCAGCGGCGCGTGGACCGCACCCGGGGGGCCCTTCGTGAGCCCCACGGGAGACGTGACCCAGGGCCTGGGCCTCAGCGTGGACTCAG CTCCTCGTTATTCCCTCTGTGGTGCATCCCTTCTGAGCTGA
- the Vgll2 gene encoding transcription cofactor vestigial-like protein 2 isoform X4 → MSCLDVMYQVYGPPQPYFAAAYTPYHQKLAYYSKMQEAQECNASPSSSGSGSSSFSSQTPASIKEEEGSPEKERPPEAEYINSRCVLFTYFQGDISSVVDEHFSRALSQPSSYSPSCTSSKAPRSSGPWRADSSFPMNQRSFPASFWNSAYQAPVPAPLGSPLAAAHSELPFATADPYSPAALHSHLHQGAAEAWHHAHPHHAHPHHPYALGGALGAQAAAYPRPTAVHEVYAPHFDPRYGPLLMPASSGRPARLAPAPAPAPGSPPCELSAKGEPASGAWTAPGGPFVSPTGDVTQGLGLSVDSAPRYSLCGASLLS, encoded by the exons ATGAGCTGTCTGGATGTTATGTACCAAGTCTATGGTCCTCCGCAGCCTTACTTCGCAGCCGCCTACACCCCCTATCACCAG aagcTAGCCTATTACTCCAAAATGCAGGAAGCCCAAGAGTGCAACGCCAGCCCCAGCAGCAGTGGCAGTGGCAGCTCCTCATTTTCTAGCCAAACCCCAGCCAGCATAAAAGAGGAGGAAGGCAGCCCAGAGAAAGAGCGCCCACCAGAGGCAGAGTACATCAACTCCCGCTGCGTCCTCTTCACCTATTTCCAGGGGGACATCAGCTCCGTGGTGGATGAACATTTCAGTAGGGCCCTGAGCCAGCCTAGCAGCTACTCCCCGAGCTGTACCAGCAGCAAAGCACCAAGGAGCTCTGGTCCCTGGCGAG CAGACAGCTCCTTCCCGATGAACCAGCGCAGCTTTCCCGCCTCCTTCTGGAACAGCGCGTACCAGGCACCAGTACCCGCACCTCTGGGCAGTCCTCTGGCCGCGGCTCACTCTGAGCTGCCCTTCGCCACCGCAGACCCCTACTCTCCCGCGGCGCTGCACAGCCACCTGCACCAGGGCGCAGCCGAGGCATGGCACCACGCACACCCGCACCACGCACATCCCCACCACCCCTACGCGCTGGGCGGCGCCCTAGGCGCCCAGGCCGCTGCCTACCCGCGGCCCACCGCTGTGCATGAAGTCTACGCGCCGCACTTCGACCCTCGCTACGGTCCTTTGCTGATGCCTGCCTCCTCCGGGCGCCCGGCCCGCCTCGCACCAGCTCCGGCCCCCGCGCCGGGCAGCCCACCTTGCGAGCTCTCCGCAAAGGGCGAGCCAGCCAGCGGCGCGTGGACCGCACCCGGGGGGCCCTTCGTGAGCCCCACGGGAGACGTGACCCAGGGCCTGGGCCTCAGCGTGGACTCAG CTCCTCGTTATTCCCTCTGTGGTGCATCCCTTCTGAGCTGA
- the Vgll2 gene encoding transcription cofactor vestigial-like protein 2 isoform X3 has protein sequence MSCLDVMYQVYGPPQPYFAAAYTPYHQKLAYYSKMQEAQECNASPSSSGSGSSSFSSQTPASIKEEEGSPEKERPPEAEYINSRCVLFTYFQGDISSVVDEHFSRALSQPSSYSPSCTSSKAPRSSGPWRADSSFPMNQRSFPASFWNSAYQAPVPAPLGSPLAAAHSELPFATADPYSPAALHSHLHQGAAEAWHHAHPHHAHPHHPYALGGALGAQAAAYPRPTAVHEVYAPHFDPRYGPLLMPASSGRPARLAPAPAPAPGSPPCELSAKGEPASGAWTAPGGPFVSPTGDVTQGLGLSVDSGLQPQDKSKDLYWF, from the exons ATGAGCTGTCTGGATGTTATGTACCAAGTCTATGGTCCTCCGCAGCCTTACTTCGCAGCCGCCTACACCCCCTATCACCAG aagcTAGCCTATTACTCCAAAATGCAGGAAGCCCAAGAGTGCAACGCCAGCCCCAGCAGCAGTGGCAGTGGCAGCTCCTCATTTTCTAGCCAAACCCCAGCCAGCATAAAAGAGGAGGAAGGCAGCCCAGAGAAAGAGCGCCCACCAGAGGCAGAGTACATCAACTCCCGCTGCGTCCTCTTCACCTATTTCCAGGGGGACATCAGCTCCGTGGTGGATGAACATTTCAGTAGGGCCCTGAGCCAGCCTAGCAGCTACTCCCCGAGCTGTACCAGCAGCAAAGCACCAAGGAGCTCTGGTCCCTGGCGAG CAGACAGCTCCTTCCCGATGAACCAGCGCAGCTTTCCCGCCTCCTTCTGGAACAGCGCGTACCAGGCACCAGTACCCGCACCTCTGGGCAGTCCTCTGGCCGCGGCTCACTCTGAGCTGCCCTTCGCCACCGCAGACCCCTACTCTCCCGCGGCGCTGCACAGCCACCTGCACCAGGGCGCAGCCGAGGCATGGCACCACGCACACCCGCACCACGCACATCCCCACCACCCCTACGCGCTGGGCGGCGCCCTAGGCGCCCAGGCCGCTGCCTACCCGCGGCCCACCGCTGTGCATGAAGTCTACGCGCCGCACTTCGACCCTCGCTACGGTCCTTTGCTGATGCCTGCCTCCTCCGGGCGCCCGGCCCGCCTCGCACCAGCTCCGGCCCCCGCGCCGGGCAGCCCACCTTGCGAGCTCTCCGCAAAGGGCGAGCCAGCCAGCGGCGCGTGGACCGCACCCGGGGGGCCCTTCGTGAGCCCCACGGGAGACGTGACCCAGGGCCTGGGCCTCAGCGTGGACTCAG GTTTACAGCCTCAGGACAAAAGCAAGGATCTGTACTGGTTTTAG
- the Vgll2 gene encoding transcription cofactor vestigial-like protein 2 isoform X2 has translation MSCLDVMYQVYGPPQPYFAAAYTPYHQKLAYYSKMQEAQECNASPSSSGSGSSSFSSQTPASIKEEEGSPEKERPPEAEYINSRCVLFTYFQGDISSVVDEHFSRALSQPSSYSPSCTSSKAPRSSGPWRDSSFPMNQRSFPASFWNSAYQAPVPAPLGSPLAAAHSELPFATADPYSPAALHSHLHQGAAEAWHHAHPHHAHPHHPYALGGALGAQAAAYPRPTAVHEVYAPHFDPRYGPLLMPASSGRPARLAPAPAPAPGSPPCELSAKGEPASGAWTAPGGPFVSPTGDVTQGLGLSVDSGKRRRECSLSGAPPALYPTLG, from the exons ATGAGCTGTCTGGATGTTATGTACCAAGTCTATGGTCCTCCGCAGCCTTACTTCGCAGCCGCCTACACCCCCTATCACCAG aagcTAGCCTATTACTCCAAAATGCAGGAAGCCCAAGAGTGCAACGCCAGCCCCAGCAGCAGTGGCAGTGGCAGCTCCTCATTTTCTAGCCAAACCCCAGCCAGCATAAAAGAGGAGGAAGGCAGCCCAGAGAAAGAGCGCCCACCAGAGGCAGAGTACATCAACTCCCGCTGCGTCCTCTTCACCTATTTCCAGGGGGACATCAGCTCCGTGGTGGATGAACATTTCAGTAGGGCCCTGAGCCAGCCTAGCAGCTACTCCCCGAGCTGTACCAGCAGCAAAGCACCAAGGAGCTCTGGTCCCTGGCGAG ACAGCTCCTTCCCGATGAACCAGCGCAGCTTTCCCGCCTCCTTCTGGAACAGCGCGTACCAGGCACCAGTACCCGCACCTCTGGGCAGTCCTCTGGCCGCGGCTCACTCTGAGCTGCCCTTCGCCACCGCAGACCCCTACTCTCCCGCGGCGCTGCACAGCCACCTGCACCAGGGCGCAGCCGAGGCATGGCACCACGCACACCCGCACCACGCACATCCCCACCACCCCTACGCGCTGGGCGGCGCCCTAGGCGCCCAGGCCGCTGCCTACCCGCGGCCCACCGCTGTGCATGAAGTCTACGCGCCGCACTTCGACCCTCGCTACGGTCCTTTGCTGATGCCTGCCTCCTCCGGGCGCCCGGCCCGCCTCGCACCAGCTCCGGCCCCCGCGCCGGGCAGCCCACCTTGCGAGCTCTCCGCAAAGGGCGAGCCAGCCAGCGGCGCGTGGACCGCACCCGGGGGGCCCTTCGTGAGCCCCACGGGAGACGTGACCCAGGGCCTGGGCCTCAGCGTGGACTCAGGTAAGCGGAGGAGGGAGTGTAGCCTCTCCGGGGCCCCTCCAGCGCTGTACCCGACCCTGGGCTAA
- the Vgll2 gene encoding transcription cofactor vestigial-like protein 2 isoform X1 encodes MSCLDVMYQVYGPPQPYFAAAYTPYHQKLAYYSKMQEAQECNASPSSSGSGSSSFSSQTPASIKEEEGSPEKERPPEAEYINSRCVLFTYFQGDISSVVDEHFSRALSQPSSYSPSCTSSKAPRSSGPWRADSSFPMNQRSFPASFWNSAYQAPVPAPLGSPLAAAHSELPFATADPYSPAALHSHLHQGAAEAWHHAHPHHAHPHHPYALGGALGAQAAAYPRPTAVHEVYAPHFDPRYGPLLMPASSGRPARLAPAPAPAPGSPPCELSAKGEPASGAWTAPGGPFVSPTGDVTQGLGLSVDSGKRRRECSLSGAPPALYPTLG; translated from the exons ATGAGCTGTCTGGATGTTATGTACCAAGTCTATGGTCCTCCGCAGCCTTACTTCGCAGCCGCCTACACCCCCTATCACCAG aagcTAGCCTATTACTCCAAAATGCAGGAAGCCCAAGAGTGCAACGCCAGCCCCAGCAGCAGTGGCAGTGGCAGCTCCTCATTTTCTAGCCAAACCCCAGCCAGCATAAAAGAGGAGGAAGGCAGCCCAGAGAAAGAGCGCCCACCAGAGGCAGAGTACATCAACTCCCGCTGCGTCCTCTTCACCTATTTCCAGGGGGACATCAGCTCCGTGGTGGATGAACATTTCAGTAGGGCCCTGAGCCAGCCTAGCAGCTACTCCCCGAGCTGTACCAGCAGCAAAGCACCAAGGAGCTCTGGTCCCTGGCGAG CAGACAGCTCCTTCCCGATGAACCAGCGCAGCTTTCCCGCCTCCTTCTGGAACAGCGCGTACCAGGCACCAGTACCCGCACCTCTGGGCAGTCCTCTGGCCGCGGCTCACTCTGAGCTGCCCTTCGCCACCGCAGACCCCTACTCTCCCGCGGCGCTGCACAGCCACCTGCACCAGGGCGCAGCCGAGGCATGGCACCACGCACACCCGCACCACGCACATCCCCACCACCCCTACGCGCTGGGCGGCGCCCTAGGCGCCCAGGCCGCTGCCTACCCGCGGCCCACCGCTGTGCATGAAGTCTACGCGCCGCACTTCGACCCTCGCTACGGTCCTTTGCTGATGCCTGCCTCCTCCGGGCGCCCGGCCCGCCTCGCACCAGCTCCGGCCCCCGCGCCGGGCAGCCCACCTTGCGAGCTCTCCGCAAAGGGCGAGCCAGCCAGCGGCGCGTGGACCGCACCCGGGGGGCCCTTCGTGAGCCCCACGGGAGACGTGACCCAGGGCCTGGGCCTCAGCGTGGACTCAGGTAAGCGGAGGAGGGAGTGTAGCCTCTCCGGGGCCCCTCCAGCGCTGTACCCGACCCTGGGCTAA